Proteins from a single region of Meriones unguiculatus strain TT.TT164.6M chromosome 21, Bangor_MerUng_6.1, whole genome shotgun sequence:
- the LOC110558430 gene encoding vomeronasal type-1 receptor 90-like: protein MSSLDNVLYFQAGLAVLANICLFCFYTFIILCHRPKLMDLTYCQLAFVHLVMLLTGGDIWLIDIFDTLNAENDVKCKATFYIHRVLRGLSICLTCLLSVFQAVTLSPSTSLLSKFKQKLKKYMIYAFFCIWSFNLSFSSNRIFYVGGFTNLSDANQMKVTKSCVLFPMNYIVEGLILTLTTSRDVFLVGVMLTTSAYMVIILFRHQKQCKHLYSISHLGAPPEKKATQTILLLVFFFVITYWADFIISFTSVLLWMYDPVILVVQKFVMKAYPTITPLIQISSDNRIINMLKNMQSVCQQIIKKR, encoded by the coding sequence ATGTCTTCATTAGATAATGTCCTTTATTTCCAAGCTGGTCTTGCAGTCCTAGCCAATAtatgtcttttttgtttctacACGTTCATAATCCTATGTCACAGACCTAAGCTTATGGATCTGACATATTGTCAGCTGGCCTTCGTTCACCTCGTGATGCTCCTCACGGGAGGGGACATTTGGCTCATAGACATATTTGACACACTGAACGCTGAGAATGATGTCAAATGTAAGGCAACCTTTTACATACACAGGGTGCTGAGAGGCCTCTCCATCTGCCTCACCTGCCTCCTCAGTGTGTTCCAGGCTGTCACTCTAAGTCCCAGTACGTCTTTGTTGTCAAAATTTaagcaaaaactaaaaaaatacatGATCTATGCTTTCTTCTGTATTTGGTCTTTCAATTTGTCCTTCAGTAGTAACCGGATCTTCTATGTGGGTGGTTTTACCAATCTGAGTGATGCCAACCAGATGAAGGTCACTAAATCCTGCGTACTCTTCCCCATGAACTACATCGTCGAGGGATTGATTTTAACCCTGACAACttccagagatgtgtttcttgtaggaGTCATGCTGACCACAAGTGCATACATGGTAATTATCCTGTTCAGACATCAGAAGCAATGCAAGCATCTTTACAGCATCAGCCACCTGGGAGCGCCCCCTGAGAAAAAGGCCACCCAGACCATCTTGCTGCTGGTGTTTTTCTTTGTGATCACATATTGGGCAGACTTCATCATCTCATTCACCTCAGTCCTATTATGGATGTACGACCCAGTCATCCTGGTGGTTCAGAAGTTTGTGATGAAGGCTTATCCCACAATTACCCCATTAATACAAATCAGTTCTGATAATAGAATAATCAATATGCTGAAAAACATGCAGTCAGTGTGCCAGCAGATTATTAAAAAACGgtaa